A genomic stretch from Pseudomonas mendocina includes:
- a CDS encoding LysR substrate-binding domain-containing protein: MKFTMMSVARKLKFYQLVVLEQVVQSGSLLRAAQALNLTQPTVTKIIHELESYFNAPLLLRSNRGVSATELGVLVVNRGKTLLAELRSLTDEVNSFQQGTSGHVMVGTLISASASLIPQAMQLLKNDAPEVLVSLRVGQMDHLFPALAMGEVDLVVGRVPDDWRLRNESPLLQVDVLYTETLTVVAGSQHPLHQHQGQVRLKDLHGFPWVLPTQDSLLRRTADMLFAEADLQTPANVVESLSILTNLALMQDQQTVALMPQEATVQFVEAGLLKTFDLGIPMQFGEIGCFYSNSRQLPPAARLFRDCLSLVRPDVSSH; encoded by the coding sequence ATGAAGTTCACCATGATGTCGGTCGCCCGCAAGCTGAAGTTCTACCAGCTGGTGGTATTGGAACAAGTTGTACAAAGCGGCTCTCTGCTAAGGGCTGCACAGGCCCTCAACCTGACCCAACCTACCGTGACCAAAATCATTCATGAGTTGGAGTCGTACTTTAATGCGCCTCTGCTGCTTCGTAGCAACCGCGGGGTCAGTGCTACGGAGCTGGGCGTCCTGGTCGTCAACCGGGGTAAAACGTTGCTGGCTGAACTTCGTTCGCTTACGGATGAGGTCAATTCTTTTCAGCAAGGTACCAGCGGTCATGTGATGGTCGGAACATTGATATCTGCATCTGCATCTTTGATTCCACAAGCGATGCAACTGCTCAAGAATGATGCCCCGGAAGTGCTGGTCTCATTGCGAGTGGGCCAGATGGACCACCTTTTTCCGGCTTTAGCGATGGGCGAAGTCGATTTGGTTGTCGGACGCGTGCCAGATGACTGGCGTTTGCGCAATGAGTCACCACTCTTACAAGTTGATGTGCTTTACACCGAAACACTGACAGTCGTTGCAGGCTCGCAACATCCATTGCATCAGCATCAAGGGCAGGTGCGCCTTAAGGATCTGCATGGGTTTCCGTGGGTCTTACCCACTCAGGACTCGTTGCTCAGGCGCACCGCCGATATGTTGTTTGCCGAGGCCGATTTGCAGACACCGGCAAATGTCGTCGAGTCGCTGTCTATCCTCACTAACCTGGCGTTGATGCAAGACCAACAAACTGTCGCCTTAATGCCTCAAGAGGCCACGGTGCAGTTTGTTGAAGCGGGTCTGCTTAAGACATTTGATCTTGGCATCCCCATGCAGTTTGGCGAGATCGGTTGCTTCTACTCAAACTCGCGGCAGCTCCCGCCTGCTGCCCGCCTTTTCCGTGACTGCCTCTCACTCGTCAGACCGGATGTAAGCAGCCACTGA
- a CDS encoding AraC family transcriptional regulator, with amino-acid sequence MQSLIIALAEPQQLLAPESRTLAEQLLLAELPAQPRIHSFFPLPRDARLRKVAEALMDNPGDRRTLVQWCSFANMSERTLSRRLMDETGMSFSNWRRQLHLMVALEALAKGHSVQRIASDLGYEAVTGFITMFKAAFGTTPAKYLSALKPHSPLEPDNQ; translated from the coding sequence ATGCAGTCGCTAATCATTGCATTAGCTGAACCACAGCAATTGCTTGCACCTGAAAGTCGCACGCTTGCTGAGCAACTGCTGCTAGCAGAACTCCCCGCTCAACCGCGTATTCACAGCTTCTTTCCACTGCCGCGTGACGCCCGCCTGAGAAAGGTCGCTGAAGCGCTAATGGATAACCCCGGTGATCGCCGCACGTTGGTGCAATGGTGCAGCTTCGCCAACATGAGTGAGCGCACACTGAGCAGACGTCTTATGGACGAAACCGGTATGAGCTTTAGCAATTGGCGCCGTCAGCTGCACCTGATGGTAGCGCTTGAAGCGCTTGCCAAGGGGCACAGTGTGCAACGCATCGCATCTGACCTTGGCTACGAAGCAGTGACGGGCTTTATCACCATGTTTAAGGCTGCATTTGGCACGACACCGGCTAAATATCTTTCTGCACTCAAACCGCATTCACCGTTAGAGCCGGACAACCAGTAG
- a CDS encoding 2-hydroxymuconic semialdehyde dehydrogenase — translation MNPSPVLLRNYIAGEFVTTKTTFANISPVDGTLIGHVCEADADLVDRAVRAGKAAQQGPWGQYSAAQRAQLLHKIADGIERRFDEFVAAEVADTGRPVHQARTLDIARGVANFRTFAELINQAGNECFEMRAADGSDVFSFSVRKPHGVVAIISPWNLPMLLLTWKVAPAMACGNSVVIKPSEDTPSTATLLAEVMHEAGVPEGAFNLVHGFGPNSAGEYLTKHPDIDAITFTGESRTGATIMKVAAEGVRDVSFELGGKNAAVVFADCDFDAAVAGVIRSSFTNSGQVCLCSERVYVERPIFDRFVAALKQAAENLKIGYPDEDGVNMGSLISHKHRDKVMAYFDLARDEGAEVVTGGGIPNFGDERDRGAYVQPTIWTGLPDDARCVREEIFGPVCHIAPFDTEEEVIRRVNDSAYGLATAVWTRDLRRAHSITRKFHVGMVWVNTWFLRDLRTPFGGVRLSGIGREGGRHSLDFYSEITTICMHP, via the coding sequence GTGAACCCATCACCGGTGTTGCTGCGTAACTACATCGCAGGCGAATTTGTCACTACTAAAACCACCTTTGCCAATATTTCCCCTGTTGACGGGACACTGATCGGTCACGTGTGTGAAGCGGATGCCGACCTAGTCGATCGCGCTGTGAGAGCGGGTAAGGCCGCCCAGCAAGGGCCCTGGGGGCAGTACAGCGCAGCCCAACGCGCACAGCTGCTGCACAAAATCGCAGATGGTATCGAGCGTCGCTTTGATGAGTTCGTTGCGGCCGAAGTAGCTGACACCGGGCGCCCTGTTCATCAGGCTCGCACCCTTGATATCGCCCGTGGCGTTGCTAATTTCCGCACGTTTGCCGAGCTGATTAATCAGGCAGGCAATGAATGCTTTGAGATGCGCGCCGCTGATGGCAGTGATGTATTCAGCTTTTCCGTGCGCAAGCCCCATGGCGTTGTCGCGATCATCTCGCCATGGAATCTGCCAATGCTGTTGCTGACCTGGAAAGTTGCTCCAGCGATGGCCTGTGGCAACTCAGTCGTGATCAAACCCTCTGAAGACACCCCATCCACCGCCACTCTACTCGCGGAGGTGATGCACGAAGCCGGCGTCCCTGAAGGCGCGTTCAACCTGGTCCATGGTTTTGGCCCGAATTCGGCTGGCGAATACCTCACCAAGCATCCCGACATCGACGCCATCACCTTCACCGGCGAGTCCCGCACGGGCGCCACCATCATGAAAGTCGCCGCCGAAGGTGTGCGTGATGTGTCGTTCGAGCTGGGTGGCAAAAATGCGGCGGTAGTATTTGCCGACTGCGACTTTGATGCAGCGGTTGCGGGTGTTATCCGCTCCAGCTTCACCAACTCGGGCCAAGTATGCCTCTGCTCTGAGCGTGTTTACGTCGAGCGGCCGATCTTTGACCGATTTGTCGCAGCCCTTAAGCAAGCCGCTGAAAATCTGAAGATTGGCTACCCGGATGAAGACGGGGTCAACATGGGCTCGTTGATCTCTCACAAGCACCGCGACAAGGTGATGGCTTATTTTGACTTAGCCAGGGATGAAGGCGCAGAAGTCGTGACCGGTGGCGGTATTCCGAACTTCGGTGATGAGCGTGACCGTGGTGCCTACGTTCAGCCCACAATTTGGACTGGCCTGCCGGACGATGCACGCTGCGTACGCGAAGAAATCTTCGGTCCGGTCTGCCATATCGCCCCGTTTGATACTGAAGAAGAAGTGATCCGTCGCGTTAACGACAGCGCATACGGGTTGGCCACTGCCGTCTGGACCCGTGATCTCAGACGTGCTCACAGCATCACCCGCAAATTCCACGTCGGCATGGTTTGGGTCAATACCTGGTTCCTGCGCGATTTGCGTACCCCGTTTGGCGGTGTCCGCCTATCAGGCATCGGGCGCGAAGGCGGCCGCCACTCTCTGGATTTCTATTCAGAGATCACCACCATCTGCATGCACCCTTAA